A single region of the Paraburkholderia megapolitana genome encodes:
- the flgH gene encoding flagellar basal body L-ring protein FlgH, which produces MSYFNRIPLRTRCCVALLVAAATAALGGCGLAPRQPIVQQPMTAYPAMPPQMQTAGSIYNPGYAGRPLFEDQRPRNIGDILTIVIQENINATKSSGAATNRNSTTDFNVPTAGFLGGLFGKANLSAKGDNTFNSTGGANASNTFNGTITVTVTNVLPNGNLVVSGEKQMLINQGNEFVRFSGVVNPNTISGLNSVYSTQVADAKIEYSAKGYINEAENMGWLQRFFLNVAPW; this is translated from the coding sequence ATGTCGTACTTCAACCGTATTCCGCTTCGGACACGCTGCTGCGTGGCGCTGCTTGTTGCCGCGGCCACTGCCGCACTCGGCGGCTGCGGGCTCGCGCCGAGGCAGCCGATCGTCCAGCAGCCGATGACGGCTTACCCTGCCATGCCGCCGCAGATGCAGACGGCGGGCTCGATCTACAACCCCGGCTACGCAGGCCGGCCGCTATTCGAAGACCAGCGCCCGCGCAATATCGGCGACATCCTGACCATCGTGATTCAGGAGAACATCAACGCGACGAAGTCGTCGGGGGCCGCCACCAACCGCAATTCGACGACGGACTTCAACGTGCCGACCGCCGGTTTTCTGGGCGGCCTGTTCGGCAAGGCGAACCTCAGCGCGAAGGGCGACAACACGTTCAATTCGACGGGCGGCGCGAACGCGTCGAACACGTTTAACGGCACCATCACCGTCACGGTGACGAACGTGCTGCCGAACGGCAACCTCGTCGTGAGCGGCGAGAAGCAGATGCTGATCAACCAGGGCAACGAGTTCGTGCGCTTCTCGGGGGTCGTCAATCCGAACACGATCTCGGGTCTGAACTCGGTGTACTCGACCCAGGTGGCCGACGCGAAAATCGAATATTCGGCGAAGGGCTATATCAACGAAGCGGAGAACATGGGCTGGCTGCAACGGTTCTTCCTTAACGTGGCGCCGTGGTGA